A genomic region of Sulfobacillus acidophilus DSM 10332 contains the following coding sequences:
- a CDS encoding 10 kDa chaperonin (PFAM: Chaperonin 10 Kd subunit~COGs: COG0234 Co-chaperonin GroES (HSP10)~HAMAP: Chaperonin Cpn10, subgroup~InterPro IPR001476:IPR020818~KEGG: rxy:Rxyl_2295 chaperonin Cpn10~PFAM: Chaperonin Cpn10~SPTR: 10 kDa chaperonin): MQVRPLGDRVLVKLVEEQERTQSGIYIPDTAKDKPQTGLVVAVGDGEDIKVKEGQRVLFAKFAGTEIKLDNEEHLILSVDDILAIVE, translated from the coding sequence ATGCAGGTCCGTCCGTTAGGTGACCGTGTATTAGTGAAGCTCGTTGAAGAACAAGAACGTACCCAAAGCGGGATTTACATACCGGACACGGCGAAGGACAAGCCGCAGACCGGTCTCGTTGTCGCAGTGGGTGACGGCGAAGATATCAAAGTCAAGGAAGGCCAGCGGGTTCTCTTCGCGAAGTTTGCGGGGACCGAGATTAAGCTGGACAATGAAGAACACTTGATTTTGTCGGTGGACGACATCCTGGCCATCGTCGAGTAA
- a CDS encoding valyl-tRNA synthetase (PFAM: tRNA synthetases class I (I, L, M and V); Anticodon-binding domain; Valyl tRNA synthetase tRNA binding arm~TIGRFAM: valyl-tRNA synthetase~COGs: COG0525 Valyl-tRNA synthetase~HAMAP: Valyl-tRNA synthetase~InterPro IPR002303:IPR002300:IPR013155:IPR019499~KEGG: toc:Toce_0684 valyl-tRNA synthetase~PFAM: Aminoacyl-tRNA synthetase, class Ia; Valyl/Leucyl/Isoleucyl-tRNA synthetase, class I, anticodon-binding; Valyl-tRNA synthetase, class Ia, tRNA binding arm~PRIAM: Valine--tRNA ligase~SPTR: Valyl-tRNA synthetase;~TIGRFAM: Valyl-tRNA synthetase, class Ia) gives MELSPRYDPKLVEEKWYQTWKNRGDFRPHGDTGRASFTIVMPPPNVTGVLHLGHALNTTWQDILIRFHRMLGDNTLWVPGTDHAGIHTQMKVDELIRSRGQDRRAMGREAFLAEVWRWKEQYGNIILDQIAKLGASVDWERVRFTLDEGLSRAVTEVFVRLYEEGLIYRGHYITNWCVSCRTALSDIEVEHEEEPGQLTYIRYPLTTGEGAIVVATTRPETMLGDTAVAVHPEDSRWQAFIGKTVRVPLIGREIPVVADAYVDPAFGTGAVKVTPAHDPNDFQIGLRHQLPQIKVIGEDGNMTEEAGRFRGLTREEARRAVLEALNAEGAIERQEAISHAVGHCEKCGSVIEPLLSLQWFVRIKPLAEPAIEAVRTGAIRFVPERFEKIYMNWMENLHDWCVSRQIWWGHRIPAYYCDACGETVVAREAPAACPRCQGPMRQDEDVLDTWFSSALWPFSTLGWPEVTPDLETYYPTSVLSTGYDIIFFWVARMIMQGIHFTGQKPFGTVLLHGLVRDKEGRKMSKSLGNGVDPLAVIEKYGADALRIALVLGSAPGNDYRWSWERFEAGSHFANKVYNAIRFVRLNLDGPVDTERASRHPADRWIWYRLNQAIHQVTRDLHRFEFGQAARAIYDFFWDDYCDWYIEMAKIRLKSDDPASRDDARSTLVAVAERALALLHPFMPFLTEELWQALAPRNGTLMTSAWPEALTERGDEAAEAVFQAVAGAVRASRNLRAELTLPPSQRVHWVWMADDEGTWALWQALAPEAAELIKAETLDFRIRGQGEKPAQAISGVSLGGAVYLPLAGLVDIQRERERTRKALDDTERELERIQKRLADGNFVARAPQEVVDKTRQQAEELEARLERLRERWEALA, from the coding sequence ATGGAATTAAGCCCGCGCTATGATCCAAAGCTGGTGGAAGAAAAATGGTATCAGACCTGGAAAAACCGGGGGGATTTTCGACCGCATGGAGATACCGGCCGGGCCTCGTTCACCATTGTGATGCCGCCTCCGAATGTCACCGGGGTATTGCATTTGGGGCATGCCCTCAATACGACCTGGCAGGACATTTTGATTCGCTTTCACCGCATGCTGGGAGACAATACGCTATGGGTGCCGGGGACCGATCATGCCGGGATCCATACGCAAATGAAAGTGGACGAATTGATTCGGAGTCGGGGCCAGGATCGGCGTGCGATGGGCCGGGAAGCCTTTTTGGCGGAAGTGTGGCGCTGGAAAGAACAGTACGGCAACATCATCTTGGATCAAATCGCCAAGTTGGGCGCCTCGGTCGATTGGGAGCGGGTCCGCTTTACCTTGGACGAAGGGTTGTCGCGGGCGGTGACCGAGGTTTTCGTGCGCTTATACGAAGAAGGGCTCATTTATCGGGGACATTATATTACCAATTGGTGCGTCTCGTGTCGGACGGCTCTTTCCGATATTGAAGTGGAGCATGAAGAAGAGCCCGGCCAGCTGACCTATATTCGCTATCCCCTGACGACGGGAGAGGGGGCGATTGTGGTCGCCACCACCCGCCCGGAAACCATGCTGGGGGATACGGCGGTGGCGGTGCATCCGGAGGACTCGCGGTGGCAGGCGTTCATCGGCAAAACCGTCCGCGTGCCCTTAATCGGGCGCGAAATTCCGGTGGTGGCCGATGCGTATGTCGATCCCGCGTTCGGCACCGGAGCGGTGAAGGTGACTCCGGCGCATGATCCCAACGACTTTCAAATCGGTCTTCGTCATCAATTGCCTCAGATTAAGGTGATCGGCGAGGATGGCAACATGACCGAAGAGGCCGGCCGGTTTCGCGGCTTGACGCGAGAAGAGGCGCGCCGGGCGGTGTTGGAAGCCTTGAACGCCGAAGGTGCGATAGAACGGCAAGAAGCGATTTCCCACGCCGTCGGCCATTGTGAAAAATGCGGATCGGTGATCGAGCCCTTGTTATCGTTACAGTGGTTTGTGCGGATTAAGCCGTTGGCGGAGCCGGCGATTGAGGCGGTGCGGACCGGGGCGATTCGGTTTGTGCCCGAGCGATTTGAAAAAATTTATATGAACTGGATGGAAAATCTCCACGACTGGTGTGTCTCACGGCAAATTTGGTGGGGCCATCGGATCCCCGCCTACTATTGCGATGCCTGCGGCGAAACCGTCGTAGCCCGCGAGGCGCCGGCCGCCTGCCCTCGCTGCCAAGGGCCTATGCGGCAAGACGAGGATGTCCTGGACACATGGTTTTCCTCGGCGTTATGGCCTTTTTCCACCCTTGGATGGCCGGAAGTGACGCCGGATCTGGAGACGTACTACCCCACCTCGGTGTTGTCGACGGGCTATGACATTATCTTTTTCTGGGTTGCCCGCATGATCATGCAAGGGATTCATTTTACCGGGCAAAAACCCTTTGGCACCGTCCTGTTGCATGGGCTGGTACGGGATAAAGAAGGCCGCAAGATGAGTAAGTCGCTGGGGAACGGGGTCGATCCGTTGGCGGTTATCGAAAAATACGGCGCGGATGCGCTTCGGATCGCGCTGGTTTTGGGTTCCGCGCCCGGCAACGACTATCGGTGGAGTTGGGAGCGTTTTGAAGCCGGTAGTCACTTCGCCAATAAAGTGTATAACGCCATTCGTTTCGTTCGGCTGAATCTGGACGGTCCGGTGGATACCGAAAGGGCCAGTCGGCACCCGGCCGACCGCTGGATTTGGTACCGGCTCAATCAGGCGATTCATCAAGTCACGCGGGATTTGCACCGCTTTGAGTTTGGCCAGGCGGCCCGGGCGATTTATGACTTCTTCTGGGACGACTACTGTGATTGGTACATTGAAATGGCCAAGATTCGCTTGAAATCGGACGATCCGGCATCGCGGGACGACGCCCGGTCGACGTTAGTCGCCGTGGCGGAACGCGCCCTCGCGTTGCTTCACCCCTTTATGCCGTTCCTCACTGAGGAGTTGTGGCAGGCATTGGCTCCCCGAAACGGCACACTGATGACGTCGGCTTGGCCGGAGGCCCTTACCGAGCGAGGCGACGAGGCGGCCGAAGCCGTCTTTCAAGCCGTCGCCGGTGCGGTTCGGGCGTCACGGAATTTACGCGCGGAGTTGACGCTCCCCCCCAGTCAACGGGTGCATTGGGTGTGGATGGCGGACGACGAGGGGACCTGGGCGCTTTGGCAAGCGTTGGCTCCCGAAGCGGCCGAACTCATTAAGGCCGAAACGTTGGATTTTCGGATTCGTGGGCAAGGCGAAAAACCGGCTCAGGCGATTTCCGGGGTCT
- a CDS encoding NADH ubiquinone oxidoreductase 20 kDa subunit (PFAM: NADH ubiquinone oxidoreductase, 20 Kd subunit~COGs: COG3260 Ni Fe-hydrogenase III small subunit~InterPro IPR006137~KEGG: sgy:Sgly_0128 NADH dehydrogenase (quinone)~PFAM: NADH:ubiquinone oxidoreductase-like, 20kDa subunit~SPTR: NADH ubiquinone oxidoreductase 20 kDa subunit), with translation MVPQKIWRIRHVDAGSCNACEQELTQLLASPYDMQQAGFDIVASPRHADALVVTGDLTEAMRPAVERTWQAMPQPKTWIAVGDCARGLALWGSTPGHFEMLGKPEMAVPGCPPTPAEIKQHLLKWRAGGQDRE, from the coding sequence ATGGTACCCCAAAAAATCTGGCGGATTCGTCACGTCGACGCCGGTAGTTGTAATGCGTGTGAACAGGAATTGACGCAGCTTTTGGCGTCACCCTATGATATGCAACAGGCAGGCTTTGATATTGTGGCCTCCCCGCGTCACGCGGATGCGCTGGTCGTGACCGGCGACTTGACCGAGGCGATGCGTCCGGCGGTCGAACGCACCTGGCAAGCCATGCCGCAGCCGAAAACCTGGATAGCGGTGGGCGATTGTGCCCGTGGTCTCGCCTTATGGGGATCGACGCCGGGCCATTTCGAGATGCTCGGTAAACCCGAAATGGCGGTGCCCGGATGCCCGCCGACGCCTGCGGAGATTAAGCAACACCTGCTAAAATGGCGTGCTGGCGGGCAAGATAGGGAATGA